A stretch of the Sutcliffiella horikoshii genome encodes the following:
- a CDS encoding TraM recognition domain-containing protein — protein sequence MNDKENWWKKNWPFVLGSVLFAHSAYQLIKALVNQVVLINTHINGERYSIFLMGDPLYPSKVASIIIIFVIIYSWLFSTRLLKFQPLAWRLTQFLIMLGGVVGHFLWHVTANTYQHVIPYFETRLTEVFIDHTGMRSVLINNTEHFFWLLVSLPYMCVFLVLLYIGGLFTKDQNDIVEAFREFKWSGRWLQKISDVEKREVWPDVELGPDIVSKEIVVQPGRDRTLNGIIIGSIGTGKTAALALPKINQDLHHMTKFINSYPRISQLENYHSEEVKGMYLNGISIIEPSNDLCQKAFQLVQAHNIPEQSITYINPLDKNTPSINPMKGPVDKVAEAFAMVIEGLNESGDGGNFFFEQSQRNHLKHYIYLLKLHDPEKEVTFDMLLDMYNNSQLVRRMHVLLKARIPKDIDSMEDRDDRNHWKIVQQIDEWFDQNLLPKTIRTPQGEITEKIQEGEYRGEDKYYDAKAEYVQGLRNILNDVGANPLIRRVLFGKSDFDFDQHLEAGGVLLVNTAKGELSGLANVLGKIVLLSLQNAVFRRPPNTSTFHHILIDEAPDYLYQPFREFPAQSRKYKVIVTVIMQTIAQLADRYGEHYMETLIGTLRNRFVYGDLPAFDSQYFSKMFGEKWEYEESTNEMSVSPLQDNPMTRAGSTFQKVRDVALTEAEIMFQREFECAVKIVANNRPMPVRRIKANFVPKEQFKKADILVDDDAAAIWLEERAGITSDPIDDVINLEPIENDLEGIPTENSTTEPTHEPATENQQVFEEEVEKSISQRHDEMPKDSVVYTAPPTSRLRSKTKQYVYHESPEDEQLIQGEEEVAATLQIINEKDTPTVPETIEETVLSVASTLPNEPEEKKQSWNKAVDVEPLANWSQTLKSEPTNKNAIEPTKEKNESTKLPPSPLNDKEKDFLNEIVKFIDE from the coding sequence ATGAATGATAAGGAGAATTGGTGGAAGAAGAATTGGCCCTTTGTATTGGGTTCAGTCTTATTTGCGCATTCAGCGTACCAGCTAATAAAAGCGCTAGTAAATCAGGTAGTGCTAATTAACACACATATTAACGGGGAGCGGTACTCCATCTTTTTAATGGGAGATCCTCTATATCCTAGTAAAGTCGCATCTATCATCATCATATTTGTCATCATATACAGCTGGTTATTTTCAACGAGATTATTGAAGTTCCAGCCACTTGCATGGCGCCTTACGCAATTCTTAATCATGCTAGGTGGAGTAGTTGGTCATTTTTTGTGGCATGTAACTGCTAATACCTATCAGCATGTTATTCCATACTTTGAAACACGACTAACAGAAGTGTTTATAGACCATACGGGCATGAGGAGTGTGCTTATAAATAACACAGAGCATTTCTTTTGGCTATTAGTATCTTTACCCTATATGTGTGTATTTCTGGTCTTATTGTATATAGGGGGGCTATTTACAAAGGATCAGAATGATATTGTGGAAGCATTCAGAGAATTTAAGTGGTCTGGACGCTGGCTACAGAAAATATCCGATGTAGAAAAAAGAGAGGTTTGGCCGGATGTAGAACTTGGTCCTGATATTGTGAGTAAGGAAATCGTGGTACAACCAGGTAGAGACAGAACATTAAACGGAATTATTATCGGTAGTATCGGTACTGGTAAGACTGCTGCTTTGGCTTTACCTAAAATTAATCAAGACTTACATCATATGACCAAATTTATCAATTCATATCCTCGTATTTCACAGCTTGAGAATTACCATTCGGAAGAAGTGAAAGGGATGTACTTAAACGGTATATCCATCATCGAGCCATCTAATGACTTATGCCAAAAAGCCTTTCAACTGGTCCAGGCTCATAATATTCCGGAGCAAAGTATTACTTACATCAACCCGTTAGATAAAAATACACCATCAATTAATCCAATGAAGGGACCGGTTGATAAAGTTGCGGAAGCATTTGCTATGGTTATTGAGGGGTTAAACGAAAGCGGAGATGGAGGAAACTTCTTTTTTGAACAATCACAAAGGAACCATCTTAAACATTACATTTACCTTTTAAAGCTGCATGATCCAGAAAAAGAAGTAACGTTTGATATGTTACTAGATATGTATAATAACTCTCAGCTGGTAAGAAGAATGCATGTATTACTCAAAGCTAGAATTCCAAAGGATATTGATTCCATGGAGGATAGGGATGATAGAAACCATTGGAAAATCGTTCAACAGATTGATGAATGGTTTGACCAGAACTTATTGCCCAAAACCATCCGAACTCCACAAGGGGAGATAACAGAAAAAATACAGGAAGGAGAATATAGAGGAGAAGACAAGTACTATGATGCAAAAGCAGAATATGTACAGGGTTTACGAAATATTTTGAATGATGTGGGTGCTAACCCGCTTATACGAAGAGTATTGTTTGGTAAAAGTGATTTTGATTTTGATCAGCATTTGGAGGCTGGTGGAGTCCTACTAGTGAACACAGCAAAAGGTGAATTATCTGGACTTGCGAATGTATTAGGTAAAATTGTCTTATTGAGTCTACAGAATGCTGTATTCCGTAGACCTCCTAATACTAGTACTTTCCACCATATACTAATTGATGAAGCTCCAGATTACCTTTACCAACCGTTTAGAGAGTTTCCGGCCCAATCACGAAAATACAAAGTTATCGTTACTGTGATTATGCAAACTATCGCTCAACTAGCTGATAGGTACGGGGAACACTACATGGAAACTTTAATAGGTACACTGAGAAATAGATTCGTATATGGGGATTTACCTGCTTTCGATTCTCAATATTTCTCCAAAATGTTTGGAGAAAAGTGGGAATATGAAGAAAGCACCAATGAAATGTCTGTATCTCCACTCCAGGATAACCCTATGACTAGAGCAGGGTCTACTTTCCAAAAAGTAAGGGATGTAGCTTTAACTGAAGCGGAAATTATGTTCCAGAGGGAATTTGAATGCGCGGTAAAGATTGTAGCAAATAATCGTCCGATGCCTGTGAGAAGAATAAAGGCTAATTTCGTACCAAAAGAACAATTTAAGAAAGCTGATATACTGGTAGATGATGATGCGGCCGCAATCTGGTTGGAAGAAAGAGCGGGAATTACTTCTGATCCTATAGATGATGTTATTAATCTTGAACCGATTGAGAATGATTTAGAAGGTATTCCCACTGAAAATAGTACTACAGAGCCAACCCATGAACCTGCGACGGAAAATCAACAAGTATTTGAAGAAGAAGTAGAAAAATCCATTTCACAACGTCATGATGAAATGCCAAAGGATTCTGTAGTTTACACCGCTCCACCTACTTCTAGACTGAGAAGTAAGACCAAGCAGTACGTGTATCATGAATCGCCAGAAGATGAACAATTAATTCAAGGAGAAGAGGAGGTTGCTGCCACTTTACAAATTATTAATGAGAAGGACACGCCTACTGTTCCGGAAACTATAGAAGAAACGGTCCTATCAGTAGCATCAACATTGCCTAATGAGCCTGAAGAGAAAAAACAAAGTTGGAATAAGGCAGTAGATGTCGAACCATTAGCAAACTGGTCACAAACACTTAAAAGTGAACCTACAAATAAAAATGCGATAGAACCAACAAAAGAAAAGAATGAATCTACTAAACTTCCACCTTCTCCTTTAAACGATAAAGAAAAAGATTTTTTAAATGAGATTGTTAAATTTATAGATGAGTAG
- a CDS encoding replication-relaxation family protein, whose translation MYHFVTGENRKGVVLQEYELELLTILYHHKLLTTKQMYAFIIQKTDITYIGFANRVKKLAKLDILVDHEYSLGQKGFRFKYYRIGAKGLEIIIDNQRLTGKIIRDIYRFSSVRNIDHFLSTQDLVVRTLIDARGEQIEVQSLSPHEEVMDVTEQSFAIIPDWLLKTETQTIYIELDTGKETNKVIKEKVERYVELSRDQPDTTHVVFFAILDDSFSTRHSYGKRFKRVGNIKQALLSVKGINRSNLEIYVLPLFRAKEKLLEVVKGESPHKEKKRQLDTELAIHTLDKLNYVFPYMFERQDIARYYPDNLERYYHVDAIYEVSTKGNTKLETVGVLLLEEGHIKNLDRLDYNHYLVGAGRFKEKIDRLLVVYANSLEMEEDVIGKQYHLCIIGSMEKWGYELEEQPTFYRLSSPYKKEITHYE comes from the coding sequence ATGTATCACTTTGTAACTGGAGAAAATAGAAAGGGGGTGGTACTACAGGAGTATGAATTAGAACTGCTCACCATTTTGTATCATCATAAGTTATTAACAACTAAACAAATGTATGCTTTTATCATTCAGAAAACAGATATCACCTATATTGGTTTTGCTAACAGAGTAAAGAAGCTAGCTAAGTTGGATATCCTTGTAGACCATGAGTATTCGCTTGGGCAGAAAGGATTCCGCTTTAAATATTACAGAATTGGCGCCAAAGGGTTAGAGATAATAATAGATAATCAGAGATTAACAGGGAAAATCATTCGCGATATTTATAGATTTTCCTCGGTCAGAAACATTGATCACTTTTTATCTACTCAAGATTTAGTTGTCAGAACGCTCATTGATGCCCGTGGGGAACAGATTGAAGTGCAATCATTGTCACCTCATGAAGAAGTAATGGATGTAACTGAGCAATCATTTGCTATCATTCCTGATTGGCTGCTGAAAACTGAAACTCAGACAATCTATATTGAGCTTGATACAGGAAAAGAGACAAATAAAGTAATTAAAGAGAAAGTGGAAAGGTATGTAGAGCTGAGCCGGGATCAACCTGACACAACTCACGTTGTATTTTTTGCAATTTTGGATGATTCCTTTTCTACTAGACATTCATATGGCAAACGCTTTAAGCGGGTGGGAAATATAAAGCAAGCGTTGCTTTCTGTAAAGGGTATAAACCGTTCCAACTTAGAAATATATGTGTTGCCATTATTTAGAGCTAAAGAAAAACTGTTGGAAGTGGTTAAAGGTGAATCACCACATAAAGAAAAGAAGAGACAGCTGGATACCGAATTAGCGATCCATACGTTGGATAAGTTAAATTATGTTTTCCCGTATATGTTTGAAAGACAAGATATAGCGAGGTATTACCCCGATAATCTGGAGCGGTATTACCACGTAGATGCTATATATGAGGTAAGTACAAAAGGTAATACCAAATTAGAAACAGTAGGAGTGCTGCTTCTAGAAGAAGGGCATATAAAGAATTTAGACAGGTTAGATTACAATCATTATTTAGTCGGGGCCGGTAGGTTCAAAGAAAAAATAGACAGGTTACTTGTCGTCTATGCTAATTCATTGGAGATGGAGGAAGACGTTATAGGAAAGCAATATCATCTATGTATTATAGGGAGTATGGAGAAATGGGGTTATGAATTAGAAGAGCAACCAACTTTTTATAGGCTTTCCTCCCCGTACAAAAAGGAGATAACGCACTATGAATGA
- a CDS encoding FtsZ/tubulin family protein — protein MNKFTNNSPAINMTMVGFGQAGNRMVDMFGELKKKDGTPVYNCLALNSNDGDLEGLKHVPKSNQVSLNLGGLGKNPERAMKVIEDTADVKEKLKQFITARVRPSDDLVLFFAGLGGGTGTSTIIKAIEEFNDFHNKPIIKEELVKLQQSIPSQDFKANIKKYMLQAVKNADSRTVKIGIVVTLPVRDDGPDVLRQVNDFSQRIWKLTKDKSKGIAFVIFADNQQFYDEYDALSDTIKTGMKIDNYRDYANLKIRDIIHEVNTATTGGGTSVIFDKSDFKRLVLEHRGCLVLNKVEKNIKDVTNEHDINDMFKKSIESSYLHDPIQITEAEEDGTLIASKVHHVGLLAVLAKDKQFSSSFIDKSKKSIVDALPISGTVFSGYLVGNNDYQVSVYTFYKTEALPTRLAKGLVEEFEEFKVKQQQYIFKDSAIASIAATSEEDEFNDMDLDLSEFGFDLENEDEKDKKKTKENELDLDSLDFSDLDD, from the coding sequence ATGAATAAATTTACTAATAATTCCCCTGCCATTAATATGACAATGGTCGGTTTTGGACAAGCTGGTAACAGAATGGTTGATATGTTTGGTGAATTAAAGAAAAAAGATGGTACCCCGGTTTACAACTGCTTAGCTTTAAACAGTAACGACGGAGATCTTGAAGGATTGAAGCATGTTCCTAAAAGCAATCAAGTATCCTTAAATCTTGGTGGATTAGGTAAAAACCCTGAGAGAGCCATGAAAGTTATCGAAGATACTGCAGATGTAAAGGAGAAACTTAAGCAATTTATTACTGCTCGAGTTCGCCCTTCTGACGATTTAGTATTATTCTTTGCTGGCCTTGGTGGAGGGACTGGTACTTCTACTATCATTAAAGCTATTGAAGAGTTTAACGACTTCCATAACAAACCGATTATCAAAGAAGAATTAGTGAAATTACAGCAATCTATTCCCTCACAAGATTTTAAAGCAAATATTAAGAAATATATGCTACAAGCTGTAAAAAATGCTGATAGCCGTACCGTTAAAATTGGTATAGTGGTAACATTACCTGTACGTGATGATGGCCCGGATGTCCTAAGACAAGTAAATGATTTTAGTCAACGAATTTGGAAACTTACAAAAGATAAATCAAAAGGAATTGCTTTCGTTATTTTTGCTGACAATCAGCAATTCTATGATGAATACGATGCCCTTTCTGATACTATCAAAACAGGTATGAAGATTGACAACTACAGAGATTACGCAAATCTAAAAATCAGAGATATTATCCATGAAGTTAATACCGCAACAACCGGTGGTGGAACTTCAGTCATCTTTGATAAATCGGACTTTAAACGATTAGTATTAGAACATAGAGGTTGCCTGGTACTTAACAAAGTTGAGAAAAACATCAAAGATGTAACAAATGAACATGATATTAACGATATGTTCAAGAAATCTATAGAGTCTAGCTATCTTCACGATCCAATTCAAATAACTGAAGCAGAGGAAGATGGTACACTTATAGCTTCTAAAGTTCATCATGTTGGCTTATTGGCCGTTTTAGCTAAAGATAAGCAGTTCAGCAGCTCTTTTATTGATAAATCTAAGAAATCCATCGTAGATGCCCTTCCAATTAGCGGAACCGTGTTTTCTGGTTACTTGGTTGGCAATAATGACTATCAAGTAAGTGTTTACACGTTCTATAAAACCGAAGCCCTCCCTACTCGCCTCGCAAAAGGTTTAGTTGAGGAATTTGAAGAATTTAAAGTAAAACAACAGCAATATATTTTTAAAGATTCCGCTATTGCTTCTATTGCAGCTACTTCAGAAGAAGATGAATTTAATGATATGGATTTAGATTTATCGGAATTCGGCTTTGACCTTGAGAATGAAGATGAAAAAGATAAGAAGAAAACAAAAGAAAACGAACTGGATCTCGATTCATTAGACTTCTCTGATTTAGATGACTAG
- a CDS encoding coiled-coil domain-containing protein, which translates to MDREKLKDFLEEKLQDDPLYKTLVRMGLKEHIYQGSLFQQVHLESTYSTREATFLLDLDGRDYQIRNYIKRNDLHVYLDVPRVGHQLRLDILSLFKFKMIFVLVEQGGKSPIDIASIVGTRVESYSPQRAVNSSKNTINSSNLPSTESSYTEELEDMQDKLDNLQNMFLLNQINQQKREWHEKIDAAEKQKVEWERAISDVIEKIEIIEWTNNLQKQAATNPKVTKELLKKIDSERPKESLWSKLFGVKSIQVDLETMFEEVSKMIEEEASSSPGIPEELSEKYTALKNKRSELEKKKEEVYLAVQKAKEQYLPMINQLEKKSNDILSRLDTEDQTFKAMLEVSSGTEEE; encoded by the coding sequence ATGGATAGAGAAAAGCTTAAAGATTTTCTAGAAGAAAAACTCCAAGATGATCCACTGTATAAAACTTTAGTCCGTATGGGATTAAAAGAACACATTTACCAGGGTTCATTATTTCAACAAGTACACTTAGAAAGTACTTACTCCACCCGTGAAGCTACTTTTCTATTAGATTTGGATGGAAGGGATTATCAAATAAGAAACTATATCAAGCGAAATGATTTGCATGTATATCTGGATGTACCTAGAGTGGGGCATCAATTACGATTAGATATTCTTTCTTTGTTTAAATTCAAAATGATTTTTGTGTTAGTTGAACAAGGAGGTAAATCACCAATAGATATAGCAAGTATTGTAGGTACTAGGGTGGAATCATACAGTCCCCAACGAGCTGTAAACTCTAGTAAAAATACAATCAATTCTAGTAATCTACCATCGACTGAGAGTTCTTACACAGAAGAACTTGAAGATATGCAAGACAAGTTGGATAATCTACAAAATATGTTCCTCTTGAATCAGATAAATCAACAGAAGCGTGAGTGGCATGAAAAGATCGATGCAGCTGAAAAACAAAAAGTAGAGTGGGAAAGAGCAATATCTGACGTAATAGAAAAGATAGAAATCATTGAGTGGACTAACAACCTTCAAAAACAAGCAGCTACTAACCCTAAAGTAACTAAAGAGCTCTTAAAAAAGATAGATAGTGAGCGTCCTAAAGAGAGTTTGTGGAGTAAGTTATTTGGAGTAAAAAGCATTCAAGTAGATCTTGAAACAATGTTTGAAGAGGTATCCAAAATGATAGAGGAAGAAGCCAGCTCATCTCCTGGTATTCCAGAAGAGTTGAGTGAAAAATATACTGCACTAAAAAATAAACGCTCAGAATTGGAAAAGAAGAAGGAAGAAGTATATCTTGCCGTGCAAAAAGCAAAAGAACAGTATTTACCTATGATTAATCAGTTAGAAAAGAAGAGTAATGATATCCTTTCCCGATTAGATACTGAAGATCAAACTTTCAAAGCTATGTTGGAAGTAAGTTCTGGGACAGAGGAAGAATAA
- a CDS encoding tyrosine-type recombinase/integrase — protein MSYGFKQYLVDEGYKEKTITTYLTCVEWFFAYLNSTHKKQPELHEINPSDIKGFMASKLDDGNSIHSINKHIAVLKTFFDYLWRINKVSIDPAVKIQRMKVLDAGPNDISYKQLLNLKPKILGDSRYNLITKSIYILALKGLRFSEFHFRKCDVSIDNQGVVLISINTRKNKRRVVKLKDADASVFESFYIDTQFNPGDYVFTTKRQHTNEYVPIEIDSLYTYLKYIRDDYSLPKRFKLDDIRIAYVHYLRSSRHYVIDQIAENLGIEIVRAAELSKLAIERYNS, from the coding sequence ATGAGCTATGGATTTAAACAGTATTTAGTAGATGAAGGATATAAAGAAAAAACCATAACTACGTATCTTACTTGTGTAGAGTGGTTTTTCGCATACCTGAACTCAACACATAAAAAACAGCCGGAACTCCATGAAATCAATCCCTCAGATATAAAGGGGTTTATGGCTTCAAAATTGGATGATGGAAATAGCATACACAGTATTAACAAACACATCGCTGTGCTTAAAACATTTTTTGACTACCTTTGGAGAATTAATAAGGTTTCAATTGATCCCGCTGTTAAAATACAAAGAATGAAAGTCCTAGATGCTGGACCAAACGATATTTCATATAAGCAATTACTCAATTTAAAACCAAAAATATTAGGGGACTCTCGGTATAATTTAATTACTAAGTCTATATATATATTGGCTCTTAAAGGATTAAGATTTTCAGAATTTCACTTTCGTAAGTGTGACGTATCCATAGATAATCAAGGTGTCGTTTTAATTAGTATCAACACTAGAAAAAACAAAAGAAGAGTTGTTAAACTCAAGGATGCTGATGCAAGTGTATTTGAATCTTTTTATATAGATACACAGTTCAACCCTGGAGACTACGTATTTACAACGAAAAGACAACATACCAATGAATATGTCCCCATTGAAATAGACAGCTTATATACGTATTTAAAATACATCAGAGACGATTATTCTTTGCCTAAAAGATTTAAGCTAGATGATATAAGGATAGCTTATGTACATTACCTAAGGAGTTCAAGGCACTATGTAATTGACCAAATAGCTGAAAATTTAGGTATTGAAATAGTTAGAGCTGCCGAATTAAGTAAATTAGCAATTGAAAGATATAATTCTTGA
- a CDS encoding ThiF family adenylyltransferase: MSKVLNLLSPDYNYYPPQTKRLYPVICLVGVGGTGSNVAQQLAQMLMMFGKKSYFCLADFDTIEKKNINNQLFVESNIGKKKAEILAGRYSQAYGIPVHSFTESYVEDVNTLRKLFSIDYDTYSGSVDVVLPILIGCVDNNYTRRVFHELFETVPNLLYLDSGNESTTVPSDYPNRPKHQWTADELKDYNFSGWTGQVCAGLKWNGKTILEPVASRFPEIMLDDDEIKPSQLSCEELSASDPQRLQTNKMAALALCSYLSELFECGTISKSLTVFHAQKGYMKSEPINENTPSIV; encoded by the coding sequence ATGTCTAAGGTACTAAATTTGTTAAGCCCAGACTATAACTATTACCCGCCTCAGACAAAAAGATTATACCCTGTAATATGCTTGGTGGGAGTGGGAGGTACAGGCTCAAATGTTGCTCAACAGCTAGCTCAAATGCTAATGATGTTTGGCAAAAAGAGTTATTTTTGTTTAGCAGATTTTGATACCATAGAGAAAAAGAATATTAATAACCAACTATTTGTAGAAAGTAATATCGGAAAAAAGAAAGCAGAAATATTAGCTGGTAGATACAGTCAAGCATATGGAATACCTGTTCATTCCTTTACAGAGAGCTATGTTGAAGATGTGAATACACTGAGGAAGCTTTTTAGTATTGATTATGATACTTATTCTGGTAGTGTTGATGTTGTGCTCCCTATCCTTATAGGATGTGTAGATAATAACTATACTCGAAGGGTTTTTCATGAACTGTTTGAAACCGTGCCAAATCTTTTGTATTTAGACTCTGGAAATGAGAGTACCACAGTACCTAGTGACTACCCAAACAGACCTAAACATCAATGGACTGCTGATGAACTAAAAGATTATAATTTCAGTGGTTGGACCGGTCAAGTGTGTGCAGGTTTGAAATGGAATGGGAAAACCATCTTAGAACCTGTTGCTTCAAGATTCCCTGAAATCATGTTGGATGATGATGAAATTAAACCTTCCCAGCTAAGTTGTGAAGAATTAAGTGCGTCAGATCCTCAGAGATTACAAACTAATAAAATGGCCGCATTAGCATTATGTTCCTATCTTTCTGAACTATTTGAATGTGGGACAATATCAAAAAGTTTAACAGTATTTCATGCTCAAAAGGGATATATGAAAAGTGAACCTATTAACGAAAATACCCCCTCTATAGTTTAG
- a CDS encoding Mov34/MPN/PAD-1 family protein: protein MTIEQTDIFSMFNITDEVAVKKQQEEEVRKKQQEESRNLLEEARKKAATVSKGNEPAAKKENDTFDVNFDTNIYHLGEQLPITEYFTTEELENGIPTKSKEEIKYEKITGDDVRKRLEKDYPDLVAAYTEMVYLKKKNMIIAVPKAKKKGLSDSESSFSSLKIPFSILSDFISLAKEYSERYGVELHADIYINVKTREFFMDIPSQLVSRYLVQPVEEAYSIAERLMDIPFKKVMEIHSHHTMAAIPSSIDNESERCPGILYAIVGRVDQFFPELTLRVFDPIADQHRKIHPNVVFENPFNESVSINTDMVEVCSHV, encoded by the coding sequence ATGACAATTGAACAAACAGACATTTTTTCTATGTTTAATATTACTGATGAGGTAGCTGTAAAAAAACAGCAAGAGGAAGAAGTGAGAAAGAAGCAGCAAGAGGAATCACGCAACCTCTTAGAGGAAGCAAGAAAGAAAGCAGCAACAGTTTCTAAAGGTAATGAACCAGCTGCAAAGAAAGAGAATGACACATTCGATGTTAATTTTGACACTAATATTTATCATTTGGGAGAGCAATTACCTATCACTGAGTACTTCACTACAGAAGAACTAGAGAACGGTATCCCTACAAAATCTAAAGAAGAGATCAAATATGAAAAAATTACAGGAGATGATGTAAGAAAGAGATTAGAAAAAGATTATCCAGATTTAGTAGCAGCTTATACTGAAATGGTATATCTAAAAAAGAAGAATATGATTATTGCTGTTCCAAAGGCAAAGAAGAAAGGGCTCTCTGATTCAGAGAGTTCTTTTTCTAGCTTGAAGATTCCATTCTCTATACTTAGTGATTTTATATCATTAGCTAAAGAGTACTCAGAACGTTACGGGGTGGAATTGCATGCTGATATTTATATAAATGTTAAAACGAGAGAATTCTTCATGGACATTCCGTCGCAATTAGTAAGCAGATATTTAGTTCAGCCTGTTGAAGAGGCATATTCTATTGCAGAAAGGCTAATGGATATTCCTTTTAAAAAGGTAATGGAGATCCATTCACACCATACTATGGCTGCGATACCTTCTTCTATAGATAATGAAAGTGAGAGGTGCCCAGGGATTTTGTATGCTATTGTAGGGCGAGTAGACCAGTTTTTTCCGGAGTTGACATTACGCGTTTTTGACCCAATTGCAGACCAGCATAGGAAGATTCACCCTAATGTAGTCTTTGAAAATCCGTTTAATGAGTCCGTAAGTATTAACACAGATATGGTTGAGGTGTGTTCCCATGTCTAA
- a CDS encoding prokaryotic E2 ligase family D protein, with protein MKIEITIDSKKLRNLNDYVEVRQVENGRVTNFQMALDDLLSVFSYASENMSESPMLPRNCIKHTVTTSGINVYIEVPKQIWTIEYSNNKINVGFPRLIFRYCLQEEKLKENCTYSVSLDRIVAVKGKRKLTPTTPIFNFPYSHVDDSGRVCMGGTTLPDIGCISELESMHSLFFNSPFSSDYGSKTTTKEPLWKLLMEDFNNKEFNEDILLPLDDTFYSFFSLGKNDK; from the coding sequence GTGAAAATCGAAATAACGATAGACTCGAAGAAGTTGCGTAATTTAAATGATTATGTTGAGGTTAGGCAAGTAGAAAATGGTCGTGTTACTAATTTTCAAATGGCATTAGACGATTTGTTAAGTGTTTTTTCATATGCTAGTGAAAATATGTCGGAGAGTCCTATGCTTCCTAGAAACTGTATAAAACACACAGTGACAACTTCTGGAATAAATGTGTATATAGAGGTGCCAAAGCAAATATGGACTATTGAATATTCTAATAACAAAATTAATGTAGGCTTTCCAAGACTTATCTTTAGGTATTGTTTACAGGAGGAAAAATTAAAAGAAAATTGTACCTATAGTGTTAGTTTAGATAGAATCGTAGCAGTGAAGGGCAAGAGAAAACTAACCCCTACTACACCTATCTTTAACTTCCCCTACTCTCATGTTGATGATAGTGGACGAGTTTGTATGGGAGGCACAACACTTCCTGATATAGGTTGTATAAGCGAGTTGGAAAGTATGCACTCATTATTTTTCAACTCCCCTTTCTCTAGTGACTATGGATCTAAGACGACAACGAAAGAACCACTATGGAAGTTGTTGATGGAAGATTTTAATAACAAAGAGTTTAACGAAGACATACTGTTACCACTAGATGATACCTTTTATTCATTTTTTAGTCTTGGTAAAAATGATAAATAA